A region from the Oncorhynchus tshawytscha isolate Ot180627B linkage group LG26, Otsh_v2.0, whole genome shotgun sequence genome encodes:
- the LOC112225587 gene encoding ELL-associated factor 2: protein MNGTTYSHFDSQEHVLKLGETFEKQPKGAYHTVRYDFKPASIDTSCEGELEVGKGEQVTITLPNLEGSTAPVTVFKGSKRPYMKECILIVNHDTGEYRLEKLNSNIAVKKTRAEGSSKIQSRIEQQTSRLSQQMKTSVSSSSKTPAGSKSSPPKEKMSPASPMDDIERELMAEAKVMDQMSSGDSSSDSHSSSSSSGDSSSSSDSEDESRHPPPPGPSGGPLTAPPPHQGMPILTTVTTTTISSPPRGGGHLMSTLKNDLQLSESGSESDDD from the exons atgaatggaacaacatactCACACTTTGACAGTCAAGAACATGTTTTGAAATTAGGCGAAACATTTGAGAAACAACCCAAAGGTGCTTACCACACGGTGCGAT ATGACTTCAAACCAGCCTCCATTGACACCTCCTGtgagggagagctggaggtgggaaAGGGAGAACAAGTTACAATCACACTGCCCAATCTGGAG GGATCCACTGCCCCTGTAACAGTCTTCAAAGGATCCAAGAGGCCTTATATGAAGGAATGTATTCTCATTGTAAACCATGATACAGGAGAGTACCGTCTGGAGAAACTCAACAGCAACATTGCAGTCAAGAAGACAAG ggctGAAGGCAGCAGTAAGATCCAGTCTCGTATAGAGCAGCAGACCAGTCGTCTGAGCCAGCAGATGAAGACTAGtgttagcagcagcagcaaaaccCCAGCAGGCTCCAAGAGCTCTCCTCCCAAAGAGAAGATGTCCCCTGCCTCCCCCATGGATGACATTGAGAGAG AGCTAATGGCGGAGGCGAAGGTCATGGACCAGATGAGTAGTGGGGACTCGTCCTCAGACTCCCACAGCTCCTCCTCCAGTAGTGGGGACAGCTCCAGCAGTAGTGATTCTGAGGACGAGTCCCGGCACCCGCCTCCCCCCGGCCCCTCTGGGGGTCCCCTCACAGCGCCACCACCCCACCAGGGCATGCCCATCCTCAccaccgttaccaccaccaccatctcctcACCACCTCGGGGTGGAGGACACCTCATGAGTACGCTAA AGAATGACCTGCAGTTAAGTGAGTCTGGCAGTGAAAGTGACGATGACTGA